DNA from Terriglobia bacterium:
GATCATGCATCCCAGCATGATTTTCAGACGGAGCGACCGCGCGAGCTCAATCATGCGAAGGGCTTCGTGGATTCCCCCGGCTTTCATCAACTTGATGTTGATGCCGTCGAAGGCCCCCACCAGGTTGGGAATGTCGGCCGCGCCCAACACCGCTTCATCGGCAATGAGGGGCAGCTTCACGCGCTCGCGCACCCAGCGCGTTTCTTCAATCATACTGGCGGGCATGGGTTGTTCCACAAATTCGATGCCCTGCGTGGCCATCCAGTTGATCTTCTCCACCGCCTCTTCCTTGGATTTCCACCCTTCGTTGGCATCCACCCGCAACGGCTTGGAAGTCACCTTGCGAATGGCCTGAATGATGTCCTCGTCGTTCTTCAGCCCCACCTTGATTTTCAGCACTGGAAATTCTTCCGCTTCACGGACCTTCTGCTGCATGACTTCGGGGGTGTCAATCCCGATTGAAAAGGTGGTGACGGGCGTTTTTGCGGGATCCAGCCCGAGCATTTGATAGAGAGGGACCCCCAGCTTGCGGGCGACCCAGTCATAAAGGGCAATATTCAGCGCCGCCTTGGCGCACGAGTCATGATGGACGGTGCCGGCCACCTCGTCAGAGATTTGGGCGTAGTGCCACCACGTTTCTTTTTCAAAGATGGGGCGAGCTTGCTGGATTGCGCTCAGCGTGGACTCGGCGGTCTCGTCGTAGCGCACATTCGGCGCCGCCTCCCCCCACCCGGCCACCCCTTCGCGCTCCAGGCGCACAAACACATTATTCTTCACGGTTGAAGTGTTCCGCGACAGGGTCCAGGCATGCTTGAGTCGAAGCTCAACCGTCTTGACATGGATTTGGGTTGAAGTTCCCGAAGTAGCCGTTTTCTTGCTTTTCACTTGGGCCTCACTCAACCGGGCAGGGGACGGCAGAAAGGGAACTGCCGCCGCCAGGGTCGCTGTTCTTAGGAAATGCTTGCGAGTAATCTTCATGGGATGAGTCCTGGTCTGCAATCTCAAGGTATTCTCGTGGAGAAGTGGGGAAAATGCAACGGAGATCCAAGGACATTCATACATCTCTTCTTTACTTGTTTCCTCGCTTGTGCTAATTTTCACTTCAACCGTGATGTTCTTCCCCATTGGGAGGCGAGATCCACCCCCGGACAAACTGAAAGTGGAATCGGATTCGAGTCGTCAAAGGCCTTCAACAGGGTGAAGAAGCGCGCTCGAATCTATCATCATTACGGCTGGACGGCGGTTGCTGGGGTTTCTTTGAAGAGACGGCGCAAGGCTGCCGCCAAAGAGATAGTACCGGGAGTTCAGAAGGCCCGACTCTCTAGGCGTATTTCAGTATTTGCAGGGAATCCTATCTTTCCCCCCTGGACTTCAAATCAGATCTCAAAGGAGGGATCTTGTGATCATGGAAAAAATAAATAACCGGATTGTATTCGGTACGGCCTTCGCCCTTTTTGTCGTGTTAGCTTCTTTGGGCCTCCTCGAGGCCAAGGATCCGAAGCTAAGCCCGGGTGAACTCGTCTCCCGCCATCTCAAATCCATTGGCGCCTCCGAGAAACTATCGGCGCGGAAAACCTGCACTTTGGAGGGGGATGGCGCGTGGCGGATCGTCGATGGGAGCGGACCGGGGTCCCTCTCCGGGCCTTCGACCCTCGTGTCCGAGGGTGACAAGATCCAGTTCATCATCAACTTCAACCATCTCAATTATCCGGCGGAGCAATTCGTCTATGACGGCGAAAAGTTTGACGTCGGGTATATTCGAGACGGATTGCGGTCGCGACTGGGGCAGTTTCTTTACACCTACGATTTCATCGTAAAAGAAGGACTCATGGGCGGTGTCCTTTCGACGCGCTGGGCGCTGGCTGAACTCGAAAAACGCAATCCAAGATTATATTATGACGGGGTAAAGAAGATTGCGGGGAAAGACGCTCACGAGCTCCGCTACGTGCCGCGGAAGGGCAAGGACCTCAACGTCTATCTCTATTTTGACGCCGAGACGTATCGCCACGTGGCAACCCTCTACCGGCTGGTCATTCCCGCGCAGATTGTGGCGGGAAGTCCCACGCTTTCAATCAGCCAAAAGGAAAAACGGTACGAGCTGGAGGAGCGCTTCGACAACTTTAAAGAAGTTGAGGGCTTGATGCTCCCGACTCACTGGAACATTCGCTACACGGTGGATGCGGAAGCCTCCTCCGTCGCTGAATGGGATATGAACTATTCGAAATTCAGCGTGAACCAACCTGTCCAGCCCAAGGCGTTTACGATCCAGTAGGGATGACCGACGGCTCGTGCGCGGGTTGCGCTAGAGATTACCACGGTGAAGAATTTCAAGGAGTCAAATCTTTCATGATTCCATCTGCTCATTGGGCGTCGATCGCGGAATC
Protein-coding regions in this window:
- a CDS encoding dipeptide epimerase, whose protein sequence is MKITRKHFLRTATLAAAVPFLPSPARLSEAQVKSKKTATSGTSTQIHVKTVELRLKHAWTLSRNTSTVKNNVFVRLEREGVAGWGEAAPNVRYDETAESTLSAIQQARPIFEKETWWHYAQISDEVAGTVHHDSCAKAALNIALYDWVARKLGVPLYQMLGLDPAKTPVTTFSIGIDTPEVMQQKVREAEEFPVLKIKVGLKNDEDIIQAIRKVTSKPLRVDANEGWKSKEEAVEKINWMATQGIEFVEQPMPASMIEETRWVRERVKLPLIADEAVLGAADIPNLVGAFDGINIKLMKAGGIHEALRMIELARSLRLKIMLGCMIESSVGITAAAHLSPLVDYADLDGNLLISNDPFKGVLVRNGKLILPKRPGLGVTGSV